The following is a genomic window from Sphingomonas sinipercae.
TCTATTGGGCACGAATGCTTGCGATGACCCGCGCGGTGGAAGCTTTGGGCATCGAACCGGCCTGGGTGCTGGTCGACGGCAATACCTGTCCACGTTGGCAGCGGCCGTCCAAGGCGATCGTCGACGGCGACGCCAAGTGCAGGTCGATTGCCGCGGCGTCCATCATCGCCAAGGTCACGCGCGACCGGATGATGGTGGAGCTTGCAGGCGAATACCCCGGCTACGGGTGGGAGACCAACCGCGGCTACGGTACGCCAGCGCACCAGCGGGCGTTGCGGGAAAAGGGGCCGACCCCGCTGCATCGCCGAAGCTTTGCGCCGGTGCGGGCGATCGAGGCGCAATGGGCGCAACCGCAGCTGCCGGTGATCGAAATCGTGCCAGCCGAGTCCTTTGAGTCACACCCACCACAGTTTGAGTCCGCACCCATCGCCGGGACTCAAGATGTTGTGCTCGTTCCTTCCCAACCCCACGCCTTTTAGCGTTTTCGGCTGCGTCGCGCCGCCGCCCGCGCTTGACCCGGAGTCCTCCCTGACTCACCCTCAAGCCTTGTGCAGGGGGCATAGCTGGCATGAACTTCGTCACGCCGATCGTCGAACCGACTCGCGCCGTCCGGCGGCGCACCGAGCAGCCGAAGCGCGAGCTTGAACTCGACCGCATAATCCAGGGGGAATGCATCGCCGAGATGGCGCGCCTGCCCGATAAATGCGTCGACATGATCTTCGCCGACCCGCCGTACAATTTGCAGCTTGGCGGCGACCTGTTCCGGCCGGAAGGGAGCCGCGTCGACGCGGTCAACGACGCCTGGGACAAGTTCGACAGCCTCGCCGCCTATGACGATTTCACCCGTGAATGGCTGGAGCAGGCGCGCCGCATCCTGAAGGACACCGGCACGATTTGGGTGATCGGCAGCTACCACAACATCTACCGGGTCGGGGCGCTGCTGCAGGACGCGGACTTCTGGATCCTCAACGACATCGTCTGGCGCAAGTCCAACCCGATGCCCAATTTCCGCGGCACCCGCTTCACCAACGCCCACGAAACCCTGCTGTGGTGCGCCAAGGACGAAAAGGCGCGTTACACCTTCAACTATCGCGCGATGAAGGCGCTGAACGACGACTTGCAAATGCGGTCGGACTGGGTGCTGCCGATCTGCAGCGGCGTCGAGCGGGTGAAGGGCGACGACGGCGCCAAGGCCCATCCGACCCAGAAACCGGAAAGCCTGCTTTATCGCGTGCTGCTCGCCTGCACGAAGCCGGGCGATGTGGTGCTAGACCCCTTCTTCGGGACCGGGACCACCGGCGCCGTCGCGCGGCGCCTCGGCCGCCATTGGATCGGCATCGAGCGCGAGCGAGAATATATCAAGGTCGCGGCCCAGCGCATCGCGTCCACGCTCCCCCTCGACGAAAGCGCGATGGCGACCGTGACGGACATGCGTTCGCAGCCGCGCGTCGCCTTCGGGTTGCTGGTCGAAAGCGGGATCATTCCCGCCGGCACCATGGTCACCGATTCAAAGCGCCGTTTCTGCGCGCGGGTTCGGGCAGACGGCTCGATCGAGTGCAAGGGCCACGCAGGCTCCATCCACAAGGTCGGCGCGGCGCTGCAAGGGGCGCCGTCCTGTAACGGCTGGACGTTCTGGCACCATGCGACCGAGACCGGGCTGGAGCCGGTCGATGCACTTCGGCAGCGTTATCTGGCGTCCTTGTGACGGCTTCCCGGACGCTGATCCGACCGACCGGCTTCGTCGATTCCCCGTTCGGGCACGACGGCAAGGTCGCGCGGCTGGCCGGCGGACTGAACTGGTTCGCGGCGGTCGAGCTTCTTCAAGTGGAAGGCAACCGCCGCGTCGGCCGCGAGCTGGTCGCAGTGGACGGGTTCGACCCCCAAGCGGATGAGAGCCTGGCGGCACAATGGAAAGCGCTGACTTCGCCACGCGCCGCACTGACGGTCGGGGCCCGGACGATCAGGCTCGACCAGCCGCAAGTCATGGGCATCCTCAACGTCACGCCCGACAGCTTTTCCGACGGTGGGCAGTTTTCGGATTCGGCGGCTGCGGCGGAAGCGGGCGCGCGTCTTGGCGAAGCCGGTGCCGCAGTCATCGACATCGGCGGGGAGTCGACGCGGCCCGGCGCAAAGCCGGTGTGGGAGCGCGACGAGATCGAGCGCATCGAGCCGGTGATCCGACAGCTTGCCGGGGGCGGCTCGGCGGTTTCAGCCGACACCCGTAAATCCGAAGTGATGGCGGCAGCGATCGCCGCCGGCGCGGGGATGATCAACGACGTGTCGGCGCTGACCTTTGACCCGCGCGCCGCCGCGGCGGTGGCCGAGGCGAAGGTCCCGGTGGTGCTCATGCATCACAAGGGCGACCCGGAATCGATGCAGGACGATCCGCGTTACGACGATGTCGTCGTCGAGGTCTATCAATGGCTGGAAGAGCGGATCGCGACGGCGGCGGCGGCGGGCATCGATCGGTCGGCGATCCTGGTCGATCCAGGCTTTGGCTTCGGCAAGGCCGTCGGTCACAATCTGGAATTGATGAACCACCTGGCGCTATTCCACTCGCTGGGCTGCGCAGTCGTCGTCGGCGCGAGCCGGAAGCGGACGATCGGCGCCTTGGCCAACGAGGCTCCGGCCGACCAGCGCCTCGGCGGAAGCATCGCGCTGGCGCTCAAAGCCGTCGAGCAAGGCGCGCAAATCATCCGCGTTCACGACGTCTTCGACACCGTTCAGGCGTTCAAGGTTTGGCGCGGCCTTCGCGATCAGGCGCTGACTCCGCCGGCCTGAAGGCAACGATCATCGGGCCTAGCAATGAATACGAATCCTGCCGCCCGTTCGCAGGATCCCAAAGCGAACTCACCGCGCCGTCGAAATAGAGCGCGTCCGGGGTCTTCAGCGAATCGCGGAAGAAGCGCGCAAGCTTGCCGAAGGACACCGGCTCTTCGGAAATGACAAAGATGGCTCGGCCATCGCGAACCCCCACGCCGTTGCGCACGTAGCGAGACTTGCCGTCCGCTTCGAAGCTTGGGTGCAGCTTGCCCTTGATGACCAGCATGGGCCCGGACTGGGTGGCAAGGTACGACGCCGTCTTGAAGGTCGGCAGCGCCTTGCTTTGGTGGATAGCTGCTCGGCCGCCGGCCTCCACGACGAAAACTCCGTTCGGCAGCAAATGGAAATTGCCGCCGCCTTTGCGCAGGTTGATGGCGTGCTTTTGCAGTCCGTCGCTAACCGCGAGCCCGATCGGGCGCCCCTCCTCGTCGAACATCCCGGCATTCATCGCGAAAGCGACTCTTGCCGGATCGATTTTGGCGGCAAGGTCGGAAAAGCTTCGCGGAGCGTCCTCGTCCGGGCCGGCGGCGATCAGGCGCAGTTGGCCGCCCTTGGCATCGCAAACCGTGAACGCCGATTCCTCGAAGATGCGTTCGGCGCAGAAGGATTGCGGCTGGGGAGCGGGCGCATCGTGTTGCGCGCAACCGGCGAGCGCAAGGGCGATCAAGCAGGGGAGGGCTCGCACAAAAACGAGCCTAGCGGCTCAAGCGGCGGTGTCGATGCCGATGTCGCCCAGCTTACGATAGAGCGTCGAGCGGCCAATGCCGAGCCGCCGCGCAACCTCGGTCATCCGCCCGCCGTAATGGCCGATCGCGAGCCGGATGATGTCGGCTTCGATCTCCTCGAGCATCCGCAAGTGGCCGTCGTTGCCGAACAAAGTGATCGACGGATCGCCATTGACCGAGGCTTCGGTCCGGCGCTGCCCAAGGTTGGGTTGGGCATCGCCGGCGCGGTTGGAAAAGCGGGCTTGGGTAGCAATGTGCGGAAAATCGGCAGCGCCGAGCGAGCCGCCTTCGCATTCGAGCGCGGCGCGAAGCAGGGCGCTGGCCAGTTGGCGCACGTTTCCGGGCCAACCGTAATGCATCAGGATCGAAAGGGCCTCGTTGTCGATGGTCAGCGGGCGGATCAGTTGCTGCTCCGCAAAGCGGCTGAGAAGGTGCCGCGCCAGCGACGGAATGTCGGCGGAACGCTCGCGCAGGGGCGGCAAGGTGACGACCGTTGCCGAGACCCGCTCCCGCAGGGCGGGGTTGAAGCCTTCGCCCAACGGCGCCCCAGCGGTGGCGATCAGGCGGACATCGACCGAATTGCTTCCGTTGCAGCCGACTGGTCGAACCTCGCCGGTGGCAAGGACTCGGTCGAGCGCTTCCTGGGTTTCGCCCGGAAGCTCGTCGATGGCGTCGAGCACGAGCGTGCCGCCGCTCGCTTCGACGATCTTGCCCTGGCGGTCGGTGAAGGCGCCGGCAAATGCGCCGGCCTGGTGGCCGAACAGCTCGCTGTCGGTGCTGTTGTGCGGGGTCGCTTTGCAATCGACGGTCACCAACGGGCCGCGCGCACGCAGGCTTGCGGCATGGATGGCGCGGGCGAAGGTTTCCTTCCCGCTTCCCGCTTCCCCGATGATCAGGATCGGCAGGCGGTTGCGGGCGGCCTTGGCGGCGATCGCCAGCGCGCTGCGGAATTCGGGGGTCGAGCCGATCAGCTCTTCCAGCGACAGCAAGGGGGCGAGCTTCTCGGCAACCGGCATCAGTTCGCCGGAAGGCCGGCGACGGTCGGCGGCGGTCGCCAGGGCGTCGAGCAGGCGCTCCGGCGCGATCGGCCGCCCGAGGAAGTCGGTGGCGCCGGCGCGAAGCGCGTCGATCGCCTTTGGCACCGCGCCGCTTTCGGTTAGCACCACCACCGGCAGCTCAGGCCGGCAAGCGCGCAGATTATCGATGATTTCGCCAGCCTTGTCGGCCTGCCAATCGCCCAGCAGGGCGACCTTGATCTCAAGGCCGTAAGGGCCGCGCAGGATGGCCACCGCGGTCTGGATTCCGTCAGCGCCGATTACCGTCCAGCCCGCGCGCGACGCCATCGCCGAAATCAATCGGCGCTCGGCCGGATTGGCATCGACCAGCAACAGTGACCGGATCTGGGACTCGGGCATTGGCTGCACCTCTCTGGCTTCGTGTAGGCGCGATGCGTAAAGGGGGCCTTAAAGTGTGTGCCTTGTATCTTGGGCGCGGCACGTTGAGTTGTTATGCACCGTGGCAGGCGACAGAAAGGGACGATTGGATGGACGTTGACGCATTGACGAACGCGAACCAGCCGGGCGAGATCGGCCGCCACGCGCGGGATTATTCGAAATTCATCTTCATGCTGAAATGGGGCGCGGTCGCAGCGATCATCATCGCCTTCTTCGTCGTCATCCTGATTGCCTAGCGCCGGCATGAAGATCGCGGTTCTCAAGGAAACTGTCGAAGGGGAAACCCGCTGCGCTGCAATCCCGGAAACCGTGAAGAAATTCATTGCCTTGGGTGCATCTGTTGCGGTCGAGTCTGATGTTGGCTCAAGTGCTGGACTGAGCGACCGGGACTTTGCCGAAGCTGGCGCGGAGGTCGTCAGCCGTCAGCAGGCGATCGCCGATGCCGACGTCATCCTGTGCGTTACCGGTCCGGAGCCGGCGACGCTTGAGGGTGTCAAAGCCGGGGCCTTACTGGTCGGCGGCCTGGACCCGCTTCGCCGCGGCCCTGCGATCCAGGGCTATGCGGCATCGGGCATCGAGGCGCTGGCGATGGAGTGGATGCCGCGCATCACTCGCGCACAGTCGATGGACATCCTGTCGTCACAGTCGAACTTGGCCGGCTACAAGGCGGTCGTCGAAGCGGCGGCCATCTACGGCCGCGCGTTCCCGATGATGATGACCGCCGCCGGCACGATCAGCCCGACCAAGGTGTTCGTGATGGGTGTCGGGGTCGCCGGGCTCCAGGCGATCGCCACTGCTCGCCGGCTCGGCGCGCAGGTCAGCGCGACCGACGTGCGATCGGCGACTCGCGAGCAGATCCAGTCGCTCGGCGCCAAGCCGATCTTCGTCGAAAATGTCGCCGGCATCGAAGGCGAGGGGCAGGGCGGTTATGCGGCCGAAATGTCGGAAGACTATCGCGCGGCGCAGGCGGAGCTCGTTTCCAGCCACATCGCCAAGCAGGATATCGTCATCACCACGGCCTTGATCCCGGGCAAGCCGGCGCCGCGCCTGATTAGCGACGACCAGTTAGCGACGATGCGCGAAGGCAGCGTGGTCATCGACCTTGCCGCTGAAGCGGGCGGCAACGTCGAAGGGTGCGTGGCCGGGCAAAGCACCAGGCGTCATGGCGTGACCGTAGTTGGCGCGATCAACCTGGCGCGGAGCTTGCCGGCCGATGCTTCCGCCTTGTTCGCACGCAACCTGTTCAACTTCCTCAGCGCTTTCTGGCACAAAGACTCGAACGCGGTCGTCCTGGCCGACGACGACGAAATCGTCCGCGCGGTGCGGCTGACGCGCGGCGGAAAAGTGGTCAACGAACGACTAGCCGCGTCCTAGGGCGCTGCCGGAAATT
Proteins encoded in this region:
- a CDS encoding Re/Si-specific NAD(P)(+) transhydrogenase subunit alpha — protein: MKIAVLKETVEGETRCAAIPETVKKFIALGASVAVESDVGSSAGLSDRDFAEAGAEVVSRQQAIADADVILCVTGPEPATLEGVKAGALLVGGLDPLRRGPAIQGYAASGIEALAMEWMPRITRAQSMDILSSQSNLAGYKAVVEAAAIYGRAFPMMMTAAGTISPTKVFVMGVGVAGLQAIATARRLGAQVSATDVRSATREQIQSLGAKPIFVENVAGIEGEGQGGYAAEMSEDYRAAQAELVSSHIAKQDIVITTALIPGKPAPRLISDDQLATMREGSVVIDLAAEAGGNVEGCVAGQSTRRHGVTVVGAINLARSLPADASALFARNLFNFLSAFWHKDSNAVVLADDDEIVRAVRLTRGGKVVNERLAAS
- a CDS encoding phosphodiester glycosidase family protein, coding for MIALALAGCAQHDAPAPQPQSFCAERIFEESAFTVCDAKGGQLRLIAAGPDEDAPRSFSDLAAKIDPARVAFAMNAGMFDEEGRPIGLAVSDGLQKHAINLRKGGGNFHLLPNGVFVVEAGGRAAIHQSKALPTFKTASYLATQSGPMLVIKGKLHPSFEADGKSRYVRNGVGVRDGRAIFVISEEPVSFGKLARFFRDSLKTPDALYFDGAVSSLWDPANGRQDSYSLLGPMIVAFRPAESAPDREGRAKP
- the folP gene encoding dihydropteroate synthase, whose protein sequence is MTASRTLIRPTGFVDSPFGHDGKVARLAGGLNWFAAVELLQVEGNRRVGRELVAVDGFDPQADESLAAQWKALTSPRAALTVGARTIRLDQPQVMGILNVTPDSFSDGGQFSDSAAAAEAGARLGEAGAAVIDIGGESTRPGAKPVWERDEIERIEPVIRQLAGGGSAVSADTRKSEVMAAAIAAGAGMINDVSALTFDPRAAAAVAEAKVPVVLMHHKGDPESMQDDPRYDDVVVEVYQWLEERIATAAAAGIDRSAILVDPGFGFGKAVGHNLELMNHLALFHSLGCAVVVGASRKRTIGALANEAPADQRLGGSIALALKAVEQGAQIIRVHDVFDTVQAFKVWRGLRDQALTPPA
- a CDS encoding sigma-54-dependent transcriptional regulator; translated protein: MPESQIRSLLLVDANPAERRLISAMASRAGWTVIGADGIQTAVAILRGPYGLEIKVALLGDWQADKAGEIIDNLRACRPELPVVVLTESGAVPKAIDALRAGATDFLGRPIAPERLLDALATAADRRRPSGELMPVAEKLAPLLSLEELIGSTPEFRSALAIAAKAARNRLPILIIGEAGSGKETFARAIHAASLRARGPLVTVDCKATPHNSTDSELFGHQAGAFAGAFTDRQGKIVEASGGTLVLDAIDELPGETQEALDRVLATGEVRPVGCNGSNSVDVRLIATAGAPLGEGFNPALRERVSATVVTLPPLRERSADIPSLARHLLSRFAEQQLIRPLTIDNEALSILMHYGWPGNVRQLASALLRAALECEGGSLGAADFPHIATQARFSNRAGDAQPNLGQRRTEASVNGDPSITLFGNDGHLRMLEEIEADIIRLAIGHYGGRMTEVARRLGIGRSTLYRKLGDIGIDTAA
- a CDS encoding site-specific DNA-methyltransferase — translated: MNFVTPIVEPTRAVRRRTEQPKRELELDRIIQGECIAEMARLPDKCVDMIFADPPYNLQLGGDLFRPEGSRVDAVNDAWDKFDSLAAYDDFTREWLEQARRILKDTGTIWVIGSYHNIYRVGALLQDADFWILNDIVWRKSNPMPNFRGTRFTNAHETLLWCAKDEKARYTFNYRAMKALNDDLQMRSDWVLPICSGVERVKGDDGAKAHPTQKPESLLYRVLLACTKPGDVVLDPFFGTGTTGAVARRLGRHWIGIEREREYIKVAAQRIASTLPLDESAMATVTDMRSQPRVAFGLLVESGIIPAGTMVTDSKRRFCARVRADGSIECKGHAGSIHKVGAALQGAPSCNGWTFWHHATETGLEPVDALRQRYLASL
- a CDS encoding aa3-type cytochrome c oxidase subunit IV, coding for MDVDALTNANQPGEIGRHARDYSKFIFMLKWGAVAAIIIAFFVVILIA